A stretch of Methylogaea oryzae DNA encodes these proteins:
- a CDS encoding TIR domain-containing protein: MAYTGTKRRVFISHYKGDRVEVNAFIDHFATKHEVFTPYILGAGDNYDFINSNDPAYVMTQIRKKYLQDTTITIILVGNCTHSRRYVDWEIKSSLQQGETLPNGLMGIILPSKGGSAHLPPRIKDNWNKEGKDCYARYWVYPKTPEELGGWIEDAYAARTARSKFIQNSQDMMKYNAKCLVCVVTH, from the coding sequence ATGGCCTACACAGGAACAAAACGAAGAGTATTTATTTCACATTACAAAGGTGATCGCGTCGAAGTTAATGCCTTTATCGATCACTTTGCTACCAAGCACGAGGTGTTCACCCCTTATATTCTCGGTGCAGGAGACAATTATGACTTCATCAACAGCAACGATCCTGCCTATGTAATGACGCAAATTCGAAAAAAATATCTGCAGGACACGACGATAACCATCATCCTCGTTGGCAATTGCACCCATAGTCGGCGTTATGTAGATTGGGAAATCAAGAGTTCACTTCAACAAGGCGAAACCCTGCCCAATGGTCTAATGGGGATTATTCTTCCGAGCAAAGGTGGCTCGGCTCATTTACCGCCTCGCATAAAGGACAACTGGAACAAAGAGGGCAAGGACTGCTATGCGCGCTATTGGGTATATCCAAAGACACCCGAGGAACTCGGAGGATGGATTGAAGATGCTTACGCCGCGCGGACAGCAAGATCCAAGTTCATCCAGAATTCACAAGATATGATGAAGTACAACGCCAAATGCCTCGTATGCGTGGTTACGCACTGA
- the creC gene encoding two-component system sensor histidine kinase CreC has translation MRKTTRVFLGVIAVFVLGLGWLVRQAIDDVEQRYRESAEELLVDTAQLLAALLATDLQDGAPSVERLRLAMPALQRSRFEARIFAAVKRDVNLTVYVTDAAGRVLYHSQAEHEGEDYSRWNDVLRTLQGQYGARSTRAVPDRPDTSTMYVAAPILRDGRIAGVVSVGKPTASYRPFVEAARRNLLIGGATTGLAVLLLALAVALWLLRPVGLFSDYMQLLKNRRQAGLPRLGRSALGLLGAAFDEMRDALAGRSYVEEYVQALTHEIKSPLSAIRAAAELLDENLPAEQRRRFLGHIRDEGGRIQDIVDRLLELSALEKRRSLAELQRIELAPLLREAAASLASSAAARHIAIRCDIPEQRYVEGDRFLLLRALDNLLQNAVQFSPAGSEIEIGLESSQHHHQIAIRDHGLGIPAYAEKRVFERFYSLPRPDSGKKSTGLGLSFVKEIAELHHGQVSLTNHPQGGVLALLRLRQA, from the coding sequence GTGAGAAAAACCACCCGCGTCTTCCTCGGCGTCATCGCCGTGTTCGTGCTGGGCCTGGGCTGGCTGGTGCGGCAGGCCATCGACGACGTGGAACAGCGCTACCGGGAGTCGGCCGAGGAGCTGCTGGTGGACACCGCCCAGCTGCTGGCCGCCCTGCTCGCCACCGACCTGCAGGACGGCGCCCCTTCCGTGGAACGCCTGCGGCTGGCCATGCCGGCCCTGCAACGCTCCCGCTTCGAAGCGCGCATTTTCGCAGCGGTGAAGCGCGACGTGAACCTCACCGTCTACGTCACCGACGCCGCCGGCCGCGTGCTGTACCACTCGCAAGCGGAACACGAAGGGGAAGACTATTCCCGCTGGAACGACGTGCTGCGCACCCTGCAAGGCCAATACGGCGCCCGCTCCACCCGCGCCGTCCCCGACCGGCCCGACACCTCCACCATGTACGTGGCCGCGCCCATCCTCCGCGACGGACGCATCGCCGGCGTGGTCAGCGTCGGCAAGCCCACCGCCAGCTACCGCCCCTTCGTGGAAGCGGCCCGCCGCAACCTGCTGATCGGCGGCGCCACCACCGGCCTGGCGGTGCTGCTGCTGGCCCTGGCGGTGGCCCTGTGGCTGCTGCGGCCGGTGGGGCTTTTCTCCGACTATATGCAGCTGCTGAAAAACCGCCGCCAAGCCGGCCTGCCGCGCCTAGGCCGCAGCGCTCTAGGCCTGCTCGGCGCCGCCTTCGACGAAATGCGCGACGCCCTGGCCGGCCGCAGCTACGTGGAAGAATACGTGCAAGCCCTCACCCACGAAATCAAAAGCCCGCTGTCCGCCATCCGCGCCGCCGCCGAATTGCTGGACGAAAACCTGCCCGCCGAGCAGCGCCGGCGTTTCCTCGGCCACATCCGCGACGAAGGCGGACGCATCCAGGACATCGTCGACCGGCTGCTGGAACTGTCGGCCCTGGAAAAGCGCCGCAGCCTGGCCGAACTGCAACGCATCGAACTGGCGCCCTTGCTGCGCGAAGCGGCGGCCAGCCTGGCCTCCAGCGCCGCCGCCCGCCACATCGCCATCCGCTGCGACATACCGGAACAACGCTACGTGGAAGGCGACCGCTTCCTGCTGCTGCGCGCCCTGGACAACCTGCTGCAAAACGCCGTGCAGTTTTCCCCCGCCGGCAGCGAAATAGAAATCGGTCTGGAGTCGTCCCAGCACCACCACCAAATCGCCATCCGCGACCACGGCCTCGGCATTCCCGCTTACGCCGAAAAACGCGTGTTCGAACGCTTCTACTCCCTGCCCCGCCCCGACAGCGGCAAAAAAAGCACCGGCCTGGGCCTGAGCTTCGTCAAAGAAATCGCCGAACTGCACCATGGCCAGGTGAGCCTGACCAACCACCCGCAAGGCGGGGTGCTGGCGCTGTTGCGACTGAGACAGGCCTAA
- the creB gene encoding two-component system response regulator CreB, whose translation MPPRILLVEDEAAIADTVAYALGSDGFLPVWCATGAAALQALRQEPADLVILDVGLPDINGFELFRRLADVSSAPVIFLTARSDEIDRVVGLELGADDYVAKPFSPRELTARVRSVLRRVNRGAAPTAAVEAVPFAVDEEKMRVAYFGQPLELSRYEYRLLKLFIGRPGRVFSRDELLERVWDEPDASFDRTVDAHIKTLRAKLKAVRPELDAIKTLRGSGYALRDDW comes from the coding sequence ATGCCGCCGCGTATCCTCCTCGTCGAAGACGAAGCCGCCATCGCCGATACCGTCGCCTACGCCCTGGGCAGCGACGGCTTCCTTCCCGTATGGTGCGCCACCGGCGCGGCGGCCTTGCAAGCATTGCGGCAGGAACCGGCGGACCTGGTCATCCTCGACGTAGGCCTGCCGGACATCAACGGCTTCGAGTTGTTCCGGCGCCTGGCGGACGTCTCCAGCGCGCCGGTGATTTTCCTCACCGCCCGCAGCGACGAAATCGACCGGGTGGTGGGCCTGGAACTGGGCGCCGACGACTACGTCGCCAAGCCCTTCAGCCCGCGGGAACTAACCGCACGGGTGCGCTCGGTGCTGCGGCGGGTGAACCGCGGCGCAGCACCGACCGCCGCCGTGGAAGCCGTTCCCTTCGCCGTGGACGAGGAAAAAATGCGCGTCGCCTATTTCGGCCAGCCCCTGGAGCTGTCCCGCTACGAATACCGCTTGCTCAAGCTGTTCATCGGCCGGCCCGGCCGGGTGTTCAGCCGCGACGAGTTGCTGGAACGGGTGTGGGACGAGCCGGACGCCAGCTTCGACCGCACCGTGGACGCCCACATCAAAACCCTGCGCGCCAAGCTGAAAGCGGTGCGGCCCGAGCTGGACGCCATCAAGACCCTGCGCGGCAGCGGCTACGCCCTGCGGGACGACTGGTGA
- a CDS encoding DUF5685 family protein gives MLGHLKPQLCRLPSSARRQYRQLYCSLCYSLRRQFGLPASLLVSHEMTLSLAACSGEWETVDADCGCPARLFCRSRPVVLHDGIDRAARYSLLLAWLKLHDWESDSGSRWARALRRRLDPAVAPILAELSAETRAFIDTYLGLVRDPAGGFAPLRESSGLLAQYLFQELVQQATTAGPTLRRIIRLTGELLPVADALLDVRRDRDSGQANPVLEAMKAGGLSLAAAFGALRQDYETLAADILSLSQTPGLPQDFTAILQQSLRRLDIQIRREEDALLGRAAPDNGQRRRKPKEDKRDWCDCCDCGDCCDCIQCLPNRVCSPCRHSGDSHHGDGCGHCCACDSTCCHGGSCDSGCCDGCGCD, from the coding sequence ATGCTCGGCCACCTCAAACCCCAGCTGTGCCGCCTGCCCTCCTCCGCCCGCCGCCAATACCGGCAACTGTACTGCTCGCTGTGCTACAGCCTGCGCCGGCAATTCGGCCTGCCCGCCAGCCTGCTGGTGAGCCACGAAATGACCCTGAGCCTGGCCGCGTGCAGCGGCGAGTGGGAAACAGTCGACGCCGACTGCGGTTGCCCCGCCCGGCTGTTTTGCCGCTCGCGGCCGGTAGTGCTCCACGACGGCATCGACCGGGCGGCGCGTTATTCCCTGTTGCTGGCCTGGCTCAAGCTGCACGACTGGGAAAGCGACAGCGGCAGCCGGTGGGCGAGGGCCTTGCGGCGCCGGCTGGACCCGGCCGTGGCGCCGATACTGGCGGAACTCTCCGCCGAAACCCGCGCCTTCATCGACACCTACCTGGGCTTGGTGCGCGATCCGGCCGGCGGCTTCGCTCCCCTGCGGGAAAGCTCCGGCCTGCTGGCCCAGTATTTGTTCCAAGAACTCGTCCAACAAGCAACGACCGCCGGCCCCACGCTGCGGCGCATCATCCGCCTCACCGGCGAGCTGCTGCCGGTGGCCGACGCCCTGCTGGACGTGCGGCGCGATCGCGACAGCGGCCAAGCCAATCCGGTGCTGGAAGCGATGAAGGCCGGCGGGCTCAGCCTGGCCGCCGCCTTCGGCGCCCTGCGGCAGGACTACGAAACGCTGGCGGCGGACATCCTGTCCCTGTCGCAAACGCCAGGTCTACCGCAAGACTTCACCGCCATCCTGCAACAATCGCTGCGCCGGCTGGATATCCAGATCCGCCGGGAAGAAGACGCCTTGCTGGGCCGCGCCGCCCCGGACAACGGCCAGCGCCGCCGCAAGCCCAAGGAAGACAAGCGAGACTGGTGCGATTGCTGCGATTGCGGAGATTGCTGCGACTGCATCCAATGCCTGCCCAACCGCGTTTGCAGCCCCTGCCGCCACAGCGGCGACTCGCACCACGGCGACGGTTGCGGCCACTGCTGCGCCTGCGACAGCACGTGTTGCCACGGCGGTAGTTGCGACAGCGGCTGTTGCGACGGCTGCGGCTGCGACTGA
- the bluB gene encoding 5,6-dimethylbenzimidazole synthase has protein sequence MHAYSPEEIAAVYRAIEERRDMRHFRPDPVEPALLQRLLLAAHHAPSVGYMQPWRFIRVTDAALRGRIQALVEEERSRTAEALGERHDEFMRLKVEGIADCGELLVAALGDKRERHIFGRRTLPEMDLASLSCAIQNLWLAARAEGLGMGWVSLFDPAALAELLNMPAGAKPAAILCLGHVEAFYDRPMLEQEGWARRRPLEELVYENGWEHGAPPEQSE, from the coding sequence GTGCACGCCTACAGCCCGGAGGAAATCGCCGCCGTCTACCGCGCCATCGAGGAGCGCCGCGACATGCGCCATTTCCGCCCGGACCCGGTGGAGCCGGCCTTGCTGCAACGCCTGCTGCTGGCCGCCCACCACGCCCCCAGCGTGGGCTATATGCAGCCTTGGCGCTTCATCCGCGTCACCGACGCCGCCTTGCGCGGGCGCATCCAAGCGCTGGTGGAAGAGGAACGCAGCCGTACCGCCGAGGCCTTGGGCGAGCGGCACGACGAGTTCATGCGCCTGAAAGTGGAAGGCATCGCCGACTGCGGCGAGCTGCTGGTAGCGGCCCTGGGCGATAAGCGCGAACGGCACATTTTCGGCCGCCGCACCCTGCCGGAAATGGATCTGGCCTCCCTGTCCTGCGCCATCCAGAACCTGTGGCTGGCGGCCCGCGCCGAAGGGCTGGGCATGGGCTGGGTGTCGCTGTTCGACCCGGCCGCCCTGGCCGAGTTGCTGAACATGCCGGCCGGCGCCAAACCGGCCGCCATCCTCTGCCTGGGCCACGTGGAAGCCTTCTACGACCGTCCCATGCTGGAACAAGAAGGCTGGGCGCGGCGCCGGCCGCTGGAGGAACTGGTTTACGAGAATGGCTGGGAGCACGGCGCCCCGCCCGAACAAAGCGAATAG
- a CDS encoding sigma-54-dependent transcriptional regulator → MQNETAQVLVVDDEPDIRELIALTLERMKLTAHAAADLAQAKALLTEQRYLLCLTDMKLPDGDGLDLVAHIQRAQPDLPVAVITAHGTMDTAVRALKNGAFDFVAKPIDLHQLRNLVNAALSLTRQTAGHGPRDRHVLLGESDAIQAIRSKIAKLSRNQAPIHISGESGTGKELAARLIHSQGPRADKPFVAVNCGAIPPELMESEFFGHKKGSFTGAVSDKTGLFQAAEGGTLFLDEVADLPLPLQVKLLRAIQEKAVRPVGEQKETAVDVRILSASHKNLEYLVQQGAFRQDLFYRINVIQLHLPPLRERPGDIPLLARHILQRQGESQGQACRLTPQADAALAAYPFPGNVRELENVLERAVALCDGDEIGAEDLGLPQTAPPLASQPESAAPAAPLPPIAAAGLEALDSYKEELEKQTILHALEQTRWNRTAAAKQLGITFRALRYRLKKLGLE, encoded by the coding sequence ATGCAAAACGAAACCGCCCAAGTCTTGGTGGTGGACGACGAACCGGACATCCGCGAACTCATCGCCCTCACCTTGGAACGCATGAAACTGACTGCGCACGCCGCGGCCGACCTGGCGCAAGCCAAAGCGTTGCTGACCGAGCAACGGTACCTACTATGCCTGACCGACATGAAGCTGCCGGACGGCGACGGCCTGGACTTGGTGGCCCACATCCAGCGCGCCCAGCCGGACCTGCCGGTGGCGGTCATCACCGCCCACGGCACCATGGACACGGCGGTGCGCGCCCTGAAAAACGGCGCGTTCGACTTCGTCGCCAAGCCCATCGACCTGCACCAGCTGCGCAACCTGGTCAACGCCGCCCTGAGCCTGACGCGGCAAACCGCCGGCCACGGCCCGCGCGACCGCCACGTCCTGCTGGGCGAGTCCGACGCCATCCAAGCCATCCGGAGCAAAATCGCCAAGCTGTCGCGCAACCAGGCGCCCATCCACATCAGCGGCGAATCCGGCACCGGCAAGGAGCTGGCGGCCCGGCTGATCCATAGCCAGGGGCCGCGCGCCGATAAGCCTTTCGTCGCCGTCAACTGCGGCGCCATTCCGCCGGAATTGATGGAAAGCGAATTTTTCGGCCACAAAAAAGGCAGCTTCACCGGCGCGGTGAGCGACAAGACCGGCCTGTTCCAAGCCGCCGAAGGCGGCACCCTGTTCCTCGACGAAGTGGCCGACCTGCCCTTGCCCCTGCAAGTGAAACTGCTGCGCGCCATCCAGGAAAAAGCCGTGCGCCCGGTGGGCGAGCAGAAAGAAACCGCCGTGGACGTGCGCATCCTCTCCGCCAGCCACAAAAACCTGGAATACCTGGTGCAGCAAGGCGCGTTCCGCCAGGACCTGTTCTACCGCATCAACGTCATCCAACTGCACCTGCCGCCGTTGCGGGAACGGCCGGGGGACATTCCCCTCCTGGCCCGCCACATCCTGCAACGGCAGGGGGAAAGCCAGGGCCAAGCCTGCCGGCTGACGCCCCAGGCCGATGCCGCCCTGGCCGCCTACCCCTTCCCGGGCAATGTGCGCGAACTGGAAAACGTGCTGGAACGGGCGGTGGCCCTGTGCGACGGCGACGAGATCGGCGCGGAAGACCTGGGCCTGCCGCAAACTGCGCCGCCGCTGGCATCCCAGCCCGAAAGCGCCGCACCGGCAGCGCCCCTGCCCCCCATCGCCGCCGCCGGCCTGGAAGCCCTGGACAGCTACAAGGAAGAACTGGAAAAACAAACCATCCTGCACGCCCTGGAACAAACCCGCTGGAACCGCACTGCCGCCGCCAAGCAACTGGGCATCACCTTCCGCGCCCTGCGTTACCGGCTGAAGAAACTGGGGCTGGAATAA
- a CDS encoding two-component system sensor histidine kinase NtrB, whose amino-acid sequence MAANNRTLTSSNRQPHAPAGEPDESRLIQPCPFSRGYRIALASAWRSLLIYESYRLVLSGMLLSLPYAKANHPLLQHSDPKLFQAVALAYFVLVLVNGLTLLLRRPGYATQAQVQIFVDIAAIALLTHAAGGALSGLGILLAVTMAAGGLLIGGRCALVFAALASSAVLGEQVYTHLNVAFDDRGYTYAGAQGAAFFAIAILAFVAARRTEHSDALALQRGADLIDLRQLNEYIVQHLQSGIVVVDDTLHIVTANRAALQLLNLGAAPAGLDIASPELLEKYRDWLAHPLEDYATLERVSGNRVQVRFSRFAARSRHYDMIFLEDDALYNQRVQRSKLASLGRLTASIAHEIRNPLSAVTHAAQLLAENPQLSPQDRRLTEIMMDNAARVDTVVENILQLSRRSPSRRATLDIGEWLEQFFSDGYRSETLPRDVFDYQRPGAPVRVAADPEQLRQILENLCGNALKYGCPEQGKIVVRVTSQPPCVEVVDHGPGIAPKLAEQIFEPFYTSSFSSTGLGLYIARELAELNQARLSYIPAAGGGSCFRLCLRDAEEAGREL is encoded by the coding sequence GTGGCAGCGAACAATCGAACCCTGACCTCCTCCAACCGCCAACCCCATGCTCCCGCCGGCGAGCCGGACGAAAGCCGTCTGATTCAGCCCTGCCCGTTTTCCCGCGGCTACCGCATCGCCCTGGCTTCCGCCTGGCGCTCGCTGCTGATCTACGAAAGCTACCGGCTGGTCCTGTCCGGCATGCTGCTGAGCCTGCCCTACGCCAAAGCCAATCACCCGCTGCTGCAACACAGCGATCCCAAGCTGTTCCAGGCCGTCGCCCTGGCCTATTTCGTCCTGGTACTGGTCAACGGCCTGACCTTGCTGCTGCGCCGCCCCGGCTACGCCACCCAGGCGCAAGTCCAAATTTTCGTCGACATCGCCGCCATTGCCCTGCTGACCCATGCCGCCGGCGGCGCGCTGAGCGGCTTGGGCATATTGCTGGCGGTCACCATGGCGGCCGGCGGCTTGCTGATCGGCGGCCGCTGCGCCCTGGTGTTCGCCGCCCTGGCCAGCAGCGCGGTGCTGGGCGAGCAGGTCTACACCCACCTCAACGTGGCCTTCGACGACCGGGGCTACACTTACGCCGGCGCCCAAGGCGCGGCCTTTTTCGCCATCGCTATATTGGCCTTCGTCGCCGCCCGGCGCACCGAGCACAGCGACGCCCTGGCGCTGCAGCGGGGCGCCGACCTGATCGACCTGCGCCAGCTCAACGAATACATCGTCCAGCACCTGCAATCGGGCATCGTGGTGGTGGACGACACCCTGCACATCGTCACCGCCAATCGCGCCGCGCTGCAACTGCTCAACCTGGGCGCGGCGCCGGCCGGCCTGGACATCGCGTCGCCGGAGCTGCTGGAGAAATACCGCGACTGGCTGGCCCATCCGCTGGAGGACTACGCCACCCTGGAGCGGGTCAGCGGCAACCGGGTCCAGGTGCGATTCAGCCGCTTCGCCGCCCGCTCGCGCCACTACGACATGATCTTCCTGGAAGACGACGCCCTCTACAACCAACGGGTGCAGCGCAGCAAACTGGCCTCCCTCGGCCGGCTCACCGCCAGCATCGCCCATGAAATCCGCAATCCCTTGAGTGCCGTCACACACGCGGCGCAGCTGTTGGCGGAAAATCCCCAGCTGTCGCCCCAGGACCGGCGCTTGACGGAAATCATGATGGACAACGCCGCCCGCGTGGACACGGTGGTGGAAAACATCCTGCAGCTGTCCCGCCGCAGCCCTTCCCGCCGCGCCACGCTGGACATCGGCGAGTGGCTGGAGCAATTTTTCTCCGACGGCTACCGGAGCGAAACCCTGCCGCGGGACGTGTTCGACTACCAGCGCCCCGGCGCTCCGGTCCGCGTCGCCGCCGACCCGGAGCAGCTGCGCCAGATACTGGAGAACCTCTGCGGCAACGCGCTGAAATACGGCTGCCCGGAACAGGGAAAAATCGTGGTGCGCGTCACCAGCCAACCGCCCTGCGTGGAAGTGGTGGACCACGGCCCCGGCATCGCCCCCAAGCTGGCGGAGCAGATTTTCGAGCCGTTCTACACCAGCTCGTTCAGCAGCACCGGCCTGGGCCTGTACATCGCCCGCGAACTGGCGGAACTGAACCAGGCCCGACTAAGCTATATACCGGCGGCGGGTGGCGGCAGCTGCTTCCGCCTGTGCCTGCGCGACGCCGAGGAAGCCGGCCGGGAGCTGTAA
- a CDS encoding NAD+ synthase has protein sequence MHTITLAIAQTDLLVGDIDGNARRVIDLARQARDRLRAQAVVFPELTLCGYPPEDLLLRDDFLARSAAALRRVAAEVEGIDVVLGFPEAADGLLYNSAAVLREGRVQAVYRKHSLPNYGVFDEKRYFAPGSEPCVFQLAGVPVGLTICEDVWSHGPVEQSVEAGARLILNLNASPYHADKYAQREAAVQARVEAAGVPVVYANLVGGQDEVVFDGASFVLDAQGRVAYRAAEFGEALAPVVFHWDGRHAVPQAGEVAPLPARTASVYNALVTGIRDYVRKNGFKGAVLGLSGGIDSALTLALAVDALGADQVEAVLMPSRYTADMSVEDAQAQAEAQGVRHHLIPIEPAFQAFGSLLADTFAGLPPDTTEENIQARCRGILLMALSNKSGKILLTTGNKSEMSVGYCTLYGDMAGGFAPLKDVPKLLVYELAEYRNGLAPVIPRRVLERPPSAELRPDQKDEDSLPPYSVLDAILALYVEQDKSLAEIVAAGYPEAEARRVLGMVDRNEYKRRQAPPGVKITPRAFGRDRRYPITCGFKSA, from the coding sequence TTGCATACCATTACCCTAGCCATAGCCCAGACCGATTTGCTGGTGGGCGACATCGACGGCAACGCCCGGCGCGTCATCGACCTGGCCCGGCAGGCGCGCGACCGGCTGCGCGCCCAGGCCGTGGTGTTTCCCGAGCTGACCCTGTGCGGCTATCCGCCGGAAGACCTGTTGCTGCGGGACGATTTTCTGGCCCGCAGCGCCGCCGCCCTGCGGCGGGTGGCGGCCGAGGTGGAGGGTATCGACGTGGTGCTGGGGTTTCCCGAAGCGGCCGACGGGCTGCTCTACAACAGCGCCGCCGTGCTGCGCGAAGGCCGGGTGCAGGCGGTGTACCGCAAGCACTCCTTGCCCAATTACGGCGTGTTCGACGAAAAGCGCTATTTTGCGCCCGGCTCCGAACCCTGCGTGTTCCAATTGGCCGGCGTGCCGGTGGGATTGACCATCTGCGAGGACGTGTGGAGTCACGGGCCGGTGGAGCAGTCGGTAGAGGCCGGCGCGCGCCTGATCCTCAACCTCAACGCCTCGCCCTACCACGCCGACAAATACGCCCAGCGCGAGGCGGCCGTGCAGGCGCGGGTGGAGGCCGCCGGCGTGCCGGTGGTTTACGCCAACCTGGTGGGCGGTCAGGACGAGGTGGTGTTCGACGGCGCTTCTTTCGTGCTGGACGCCCAGGGGCGGGTGGCTTACCGCGCCGCCGAGTTCGGCGAAGCGCTGGCGCCGGTGGTGTTCCACTGGGACGGTCGGCACGCCGTGCCCCAAGCGGGCGAGGTGGCGCCGCTGCCGGCCCGCACCGCCAGCGTTTACAACGCCCTGGTGACGGGCATCCGCGACTATGTGCGCAAGAACGGCTTCAAGGGCGCGGTGCTGGGCCTGTCCGGCGGCATCGACTCGGCCCTGACCTTGGCCCTGGCGGTGGATGCCCTCGGCGCCGACCAGGTGGAGGCGGTGCTCATGCCTTCCCGCTACACGGCGGACATGAGCGTCGAGGACGCCCAGGCCCAGGCGGAAGCCCAGGGGGTGCGTCACCACCTCATCCCCATCGAGCCGGCGTTCCAGGCTTTCGGTAGCCTGTTGGCCGATACCTTCGCCGGCCTGCCGCCCGACACCACCGAGGAGAACATCCAGGCCCGCTGTCGCGGCATCCTGCTCATGGCCTTGTCCAATAAGAGTGGGAAAATCCTGCTCACCACCGGCAATAAAAGCGAAATGAGCGTGGGCTATTGCACCCTGTACGGCGACATGGCCGGCGGCTTCGCGCCGTTGAAGGACGTGCCGAAGCTGCTGGTGTACGAGCTGGCCGAATACCGCAACGGCCTTGCGCCGGTGATTCCGCGCCGGGTGCTGGAGCGGCCCCCTTCGGCGGAACTGCGCCCGGACCAGAAAGACGAGGACTCCCTGCCGCCCTACAGCGTGCTGGACGCCATCCTGGCGCTGTACGTGGAGCAGGATAAATCCCTGGCGGAAATCGTCGCCGCCGGTTACCCGGAGGCCGAGGCGCGGCGCGTGCTGGGCATGGTGGACCGCAACGAATACAAGCGCCGACAGGCGCCGCCCGGCGTCAAGATCACCCCGCGCGCGTTCGGCCGGGACCGGCGTTACCCCATCACTTGCGGTTTCAAAAGCGCTTAG
- a CDS encoding complex I subunit 4 family protein, which produces MTATGFPLLGTLILLPLLGALITAMQADPVKAKKCALGFSLAELLLSLAVLWCMDFADPEPQLLERLPWIPSLRVDYLVGVDGLSAPFLPLTALLGAAVVLASWNSVQRLVPFYHALLLALSGITMGVFCALDLIAFFLFWELTLAPLYFLVSLWGIGPQRRYAAIQYVMMMLAAGVPLLFGFVLLALNHADALGLPAPAGLSFDYLTLLRTAMPEELQNTVFLLLFLGFAVKAPLFPFHVWLPRIAMEGPTAVTALLVGLKLGAYGLLRFALPLAPAGAQHYLGPVTALAMVGIVYGALLALTQTNLRRLLAFSSVSHVGYVVLGIASLNLQGVQGAAFQLANFTVVAGGLFLLAGFLQQRLGTTELSGLGGLAKSMPRFATLFLVLGAAGMGVPGSNGFAAEHLIVLGAFRADLGLGLMALLGVILGAAYFLGYCRRALFGPLRSRTAAEAADLLPREFLVVALLAGLALLAGLWPQVVLEAGAASAERWVQDLARH; this is translated from the coding sequence ATGACCGCCACCGGTTTCCCCCTGCTCGGCACCCTGATTCTGCTGCCCCTGCTGGGCGCGTTGATTACCGCGATGCAAGCCGATCCGGTAAAGGCGAAAAAGTGCGCACTGGGCTTTTCCCTGGCGGAACTATTGCTGAGCCTGGCGGTGTTGTGGTGCATGGACTTCGCCGATCCCGAGCCCCAGCTGCTGGAGCGCCTGCCCTGGATACCCAGCCTGCGGGTGGATTACCTGGTGGGCGTGGACGGCCTGTCGGCGCCGTTTCTGCCGCTCACCGCCCTGCTCGGCGCGGCGGTCGTCCTGGCCTCGTGGAATTCCGTGCAACGCTTGGTGCCGTTCTACCACGCCCTGCTGCTGGCCCTCTCCGGCATCACCATGGGCGTGTTTTGCGCCCTGGACTTGATCGCCTTCTTCCTGTTCTGGGAGCTGACCCTGGCGCCCCTGTATTTCCTCGTCAGCCTGTGGGGCATCGGGCCGCAGCGCCGCTACGCCGCCATCCAATACGTCATGATGATGCTGGCGGCCGGCGTGCCCTTGCTGTTCGGCTTCGTGTTGCTGGCGCTCAACCACGCCGACGCGCTGGGGCTGCCGGCCCCGGCCGGACTGTCTTTCGATTACCTGACGCTGCTGCGCACCGCCATGCCGGAGGAATTGCAGAACACGGTGTTCCTGCTGCTGTTCCTCGGTTTCGCCGTGAAAGCGCCGTTGTTCCCTTTCCACGTCTGGCTGCCGCGCATCGCCATGGAAGGCCCGACGGCGGTAACGGCGCTGCTGGTGGGATTGAAACTGGGCGCCTACGGCCTGCTGCGCTTCGCCCTGCCCCTGGCGCCGGCCGGCGCCCAGCATTACCTGGGCCCGGTAACCGCCCTGGCCATGGTGGGCATCGTCTACGGCGCCCTGCTGGCCCTGACGCAAACCAATTTGCGCCGGCTGCTGGCTTTTTCCAGCGTCAGCCACGTCGGCTACGTGGTACTAGGCATCGCCAGCCTCAACCTCCAGGGCGTGCAGGGAGCGGCGTTCCAGCTGGCCAACTTCACCGTGGTGGCCGGCGGGCTGTTCCTGCTGGCGGGATTTCTGCAACAGCGGCTGGGCACCACCGAACTGAGCGGCCTGGGCGGTCTGGCCAAATCCATGCCGCGCTTCGCCACGCTGTTTCTCGTGCTGGGAGCCGCCGGCATGGGCGTGCCCGGCAGCAACGGTTTCGCCGCCGAGCATTTGATCGTGCTGGGCGCGTTCCGCGCCGACCTGGGGCTGGGCCTGATGGCCTTGCTGGGGGTAATCCTGGGCGCGGCCTATTTCCTCGGCTACTGCCGCCGCGCTTTATTTGGCCCGCTGCGCAGCCGGACGGCGGCGGAAGCGGCGGATCTGCTGCCCAGGGAATTCCTCGTCGTCGCCCTATTGGCGGGCTTGGCCCTGCTGGCCGGCCTATGGCCGCAAGTCGTACTCGAAGCCGGCGCAGCCTCCGCCGAACGTTGGGTTCAAGACTTGGCCCGCCATTGA